A genome region from Corynebacterium uberis includes the following:
- a CDS encoding oxidoreductase: MFSLFRRRSKKQGPRPPRAPGQTLRDEDARALTRWAAGRHGLEAYVEPETFVNEMSVVLVDAAGEFTRRPIGGPKGIDAVAKLIACPVYDVEETGYPQRMRNRIERERLLRNREKHQRRRAQFERGELPDEPPA; the protein is encoded by the coding sequence GTGTTCTCATTGTTTCGCCGCCGCAGCAAAAAGCAGGGCCCCCGCCCGCCCCGAGCCCCGGGGCAGACCCTGCGCGATGAGGACGCACGGGCTCTGACCCGGTGGGCCGCAGGACGCCACGGCTTGGAGGCGTATGTGGAGCCGGAGACCTTTGTCAATGAGATGTCTGTTGTGCTTGTCGACGCCGCGGGGGAGTTCACCCGGCGACCCATCGGCGGGCCTAAAGGCATCGACGCGGTAGCCAAGCTCATCGCCTGCCCCGTCTATGACGTCGAAGAGACCGGCTACCCCCAGCGGATGCGCAACCGTATCGAGCGCGAGCGGTTGCTGCGAAACCGGGAAAAACACCAGCGCCGCCGCGCCCAATTTGAACGCGGCGAGCTGCCTGATGAGCCCCCGGCCTAG
- a CDS encoding DUF3043 domain-containing protein yields the protein MKLPWRSSQNSSDPAAESAGATAVSASGGSTRGGDRTNGNSTAAADKPLPKGYTPPKGRPTPTRREQELERGVIRGAAMAPTTPAQQREKRKELKASMSKQEWKDYKRKERERSRERQRETQAAIDRGDERFLLARDRGAERAFARDWVDARRFALNWVMPFALFLLVVMVLSNVSPAFAGAVSLASLVVIAIFFVEGVTLGIRLNRATRKKFPDSSQTGFGLGFYGFSRATQPRKWRSPRARVNIGDPVN from the coding sequence GTGAAACTTCCTTGGCGATCCTCCCAGAACTCCTCCGACCCTGCCGCAGAGTCTGCCGGGGCCACCGCCGTATCCGCGTCGGGCGGCTCCACGCGCGGCGGCGACCGCACCAACGGCAACAGCACCGCGGCGGCGGACAAGCCACTACCCAAGGGCTACACCCCGCCCAAGGGTCGGCCCACCCCTACCCGCCGCGAGCAGGAATTAGAGCGCGGCGTCATCCGGGGCGCAGCCATGGCTCCTACGACTCCGGCACAGCAGCGCGAGAAGCGCAAGGAGCTCAAGGCTTCCATGAGCAAGCAGGAGTGGAAGGACTACAAGCGCAAGGAGCGCGAGCGCTCGCGGGAGCGGCAGCGCGAGACGCAGGCGGCCATCGATCGTGGCGATGAGCGCTTCTTGCTTGCCCGGGACCGCGGCGCCGAGCGCGCGTTTGCCCGAGATTGGGTGGATGCGCGGCGCTTCGCACTGAACTGGGTCATGCCCTTCGCGCTGTTTTTGCTGGTGGTCATGGTGCTCAGCAATGTCAGCCCGGCTTTTGCCGGCGCGGTCTCGCTGGCGTCCCTGGTGGTCATCGCGATCTTCTTCGTGGAAGGGGTTACCCTGGGTATTCGGCTTAATCGGGCGACGCGGAAGAAGTTCCCGGACTCCTCCCAGACGGGATTTGGGCTCGGCTTCTACGGCTTTTCTCGGGCCACCCAGCCGCGCAAGTGGCGCTCCCCGCGCGCTCGCGTGAACATCGGCGATCCGGTGAATTAA
- the gcvP gene encoding aminomethyl-transferring glycine dehydrogenase — protein MKLTTVSDRSSYIARHIGPNPAEQETMLAAVGYDSLESLIDAAMPAAIRDSDVPDLVGLHAPLSEDQAQERLRALAEKNVVTKSFYGQGYYDTLTPPVIRRGLLEDPAWYTAYTPYQPEISQGRLEALLNFQTMVSQLTGLPVANASLLDEASAVAEAVGLMSRAKKKGRRILLDARLHPQVLAVATERARTLELEVEVTALSGALVGEDYVGVVIAYPGTEGDLIDPSDIIADMHTRGGLAAVACDLLALQLLASPGDLGADIAIGSSQRFGVPLFFGGPHAAFMAVTDKIKRQMPGRLVGVSKDAEGYPAYRLALQTREQHIRRERATSNICTAQALLAEVASMYAVYHGPEGLKKIASRVHGLAADFAARVADAPEATVNHEAFFDTVAVNTHGRAAEIVDQAHQAGYLLRHIGQDTVCVSFGESATPADVRALAAIFGAPDTGDTAADAAAPASALPAELVRTTPTLTHEIFSTIHSETQMMRYLRGLSDKDLALDRTMIPLGSCTMKLNPTAGMEPISWPEFANIHPFAPESDTAGWRELIGELEDWLAQLTGYAKVSVQPNAGSMGELAGLLAIRRYHVSRGDHGRDICLIPQSAHGTNAASAALANLRVVVVATAQDGSIDLDDLRAKLDEHGNHIAAIMITYPSTHGVFEDTVAQVCHDVHAVGGQVYIDGANMNALAGIARPGEFGGDVSHLNLHKTFTIPHGGGGPGVGPIGVAAHLVDFLPTDANSVDPVAPAATDTGVPVAASRYGSAGVLPISWAYIAMSGTTGLAAATAHAILGANYLAAQLREDFPVLYSGDAGLVAHECILDLRALTDASGVTAADVCKRLIDYGFHAPTLAFPVAGTLMVEPTESEDLAELDRFIAAMRAIRREIQQVIDGKVDCQDSVLHHAPFTAHSVSATEWPYPFSREEAAWPLAELPRTKYFPPVRRIDEAYGDRHLVCSCPPPEAFEDPSLA, from the coding sequence ATGAAACTGACCACCGTCAGCGACCGTTCTTCCTACATCGCACGCCACATCGGACCCAACCCCGCCGAGCAGGAAACCATGCTCGCCGCCGTGGGGTATGACAGCCTGGAATCGCTTATCGACGCCGCGATGCCCGCCGCCATCCGGGACAGCGACGTCCCGGACCTTGTTGGACTACACGCACCCTTAAGCGAGGACCAGGCCCAGGAGCGTCTCCGGGCACTGGCAGAAAAGAACGTCGTCACCAAGTCCTTCTACGGCCAGGGCTACTACGACACCCTCACCCCGCCGGTCATCCGGCGCGGCCTGTTGGAAGACCCCGCCTGGTACACCGCCTACACCCCCTACCAGCCGGAAATCTCCCAGGGCCGCCTGGAAGCGCTGCTGAACTTCCAGACGATGGTCAGCCAGCTCACCGGCCTGCCGGTAGCCAACGCCTCCCTGCTCGATGAGGCCTCCGCCGTGGCGGAAGCCGTGGGTCTGATGTCCCGGGCCAAGAAGAAGGGCCGCCGCATCCTGCTCGACGCGCGCCTGCACCCGCAGGTGCTGGCCGTGGCCACCGAGCGGGCCCGCACCCTCGAGCTTGAGGTGGAAGTCACCGCGCTAAGTGGGGCGCTGGTGGGCGAAGACTACGTGGGTGTGGTCATCGCCTACCCGGGCACCGAGGGCGACCTCATCGATCCGAGCGACATCATCGCAGACATGCACACCCGCGGCGGCCTGGCCGCCGTGGCCTGTGACCTCCTGGCGCTGCAACTGCTCGCCTCTCCCGGGGACCTGGGGGCAGACATTGCCATCGGCTCCTCCCAGCGCTTTGGCGTGCCCCTGTTCTTCGGCGGCCCGCACGCGGCCTTCATGGCGGTCACGGACAAGATCAAGCGTCAGATGCCAGGCCGGCTGGTGGGCGTGTCTAAGGACGCGGAAGGCTACCCGGCCTACCGGCTGGCACTCCAGACCCGTGAGCAGCACATTCGCCGCGAGCGCGCCACCTCCAACATCTGCACCGCGCAGGCCCTGCTGGCGGAGGTGGCCTCCATGTACGCGGTGTATCACGGGCCGGAAGGGCTGAAGAAGATTGCCTCGCGCGTCCACGGGCTGGCCGCAGACTTTGCCGCCCGGGTCGCCGACGCCCCGGAGGCCACGGTAAACCATGAGGCGTTCTTTGACACCGTCGCGGTGAACACGCACGGCCGGGCGGCCGAGATCGTCGACCAGGCCCACCAGGCGGGCTACCTGCTGCGCCACATCGGGCAGGACACGGTCTGCGTCTCCTTTGGGGAGTCCGCCACGCCTGCTGACGTGCGCGCGCTCGCCGCGATCTTCGGCGCGCCGGACACCGGCGACACTGCCGCCGACGCCGCCGCACCGGCCTCGGCGCTGCCCGCCGAGCTGGTGCGCACCACCCCCACGCTGACCCATGAGATCTTCTCCACCATCCACTCCGAAACCCAGATGATGCGCTACCTGCGCGGCCTGTCGGACAAGGATCTGGCCCTCGACCGCACCATGATTCCGCTGGGTTCCTGCACGATGAAGCTCAACCCCACCGCGGGCATGGAGCCGATCAGCTGGCCCGAGTTTGCCAACATCCACCCCTTCGCCCCCGAGTCAGATACCGCCGGCTGGCGCGAGCTCATCGGCGAGCTGGAAGACTGGCTGGCCCAGCTGACCGGATACGCCAAGGTCAGCGTCCAACCCAACGCCGGATCCATGGGTGAACTGGCCGGGCTGCTGGCCATCCGGCGCTATCACGTCTCCCGCGGCGATCACGGCCGGGACATCTGCCTGATTCCTCAGTCAGCACACGGCACCAACGCCGCATCAGCCGCACTGGCTAACCTGCGAGTAGTGGTGGTTGCCACCGCCCAGGACGGCTCCATTGACCTGGATGATCTGCGCGCCAAGCTCGACGAGCACGGCAACCACATCGCGGCAATCATGATCACCTACCCGTCGACCCACGGCGTTTTCGAGGACACCGTCGCCCAGGTCTGCCACGACGTCCACGCCGTGGGCGGCCAGGTCTACATCGACGGCGCGAACATGAACGCCCTGGCTGGCATCGCGCGGCCCGGCGAGTTCGGCGGCGATGTCAGCCACCTGAATCTGCACAAGACCTTCACCATTCCCCACGGTGGCGGCGGACCCGGCGTGGGCCCCATTGGGGTGGCCGCGCACCTGGTGGACTTCCTGCCCACCGACGCCAACAGCGTCGATCCCGTGGCCCCCGCCGCAACTGACACTGGGGTTCCCGTCGCCGCGTCACGCTACGGATCCGCCGGGGTGCTGCCCATCTCCTGGGCCTACATTGCTATGTCCGGCACCACGGGTCTGGCCGCGGCCACCGCCCACGCCATCCTGGGCGCCAACTACCTGGCCGCACAGCTGCGCGAGGACTTCCCCGTGCTCTACTCCGGTGATGCCGGGCTCGTCGCCCACGAGTGCATCCTGGACCTGCGCGCGCTTACCGACGCCTCCGGGGTCACCGCAGCCGACGTGTGCAAGCGCCTCATCGACTACGGCTTCCACGCCCCGACCCTGGCCTTCCCCGTCGCCGGCACCCTGATGGTTGAGCCCACCGAATCCGAGGATCTGGCGGAGCTCGACCGCTTCATCGCCGCCATGCGCGCCATCCGCCGCGAAATCCAGCAAGTCATCGACGGCAAGGTGGACTGCCAGGACAGCGTGCTCCACCACGCTCCCTTCACCGCGCACAGCGTCTCTGCCACCGAGTGGCCCTACCCCTTCAGTCGTGAGGAGGCCGCCTGGCCGCTGGCGGAGTTGCCCCGCACCAAGTACTTCCCGCCGGTGCGCCGCATCGATGAGGCCTATGGTGACCGCCACTTGGTGTGCTCCTGCCCGCCCCCGGAAGCCTTCGAAGATCCCTCCCTGGCCTAG
- the sucB gene encoding 2-oxoglutarate dehydrogenase, E2 component, dihydrolipoamide succinyltransferase, with translation MAFSVEMPELGESVTEGTITQWLKSVGDTVSADEPLLEVSTDKVDTEVPSPASGVLLEIKAQEDDTVDVGEVIAIIGEEGEAPAEDKAEDTPDKADSKQEAPAESQEDSEPAASHKEEAAESNSNAQATDVAMPELGESVTEGTITQWLKSVGDTVAADEPLLEVSTDKVDTEVPSPVAGTLLEILAQEDDTVDVGEVIARIGDKSAATGGSDKPDTTPADEPKEEPKEEPKAKEEPKEAAPEESQASSEPAGEATDVAMPELGESVTEGTITQWLKSVGDTVAADEPLLEVSTDKVDTEVPSPVAGTLLEILAQEDDTVDVGEVIARIGDKSAATGGSDKPDTTPADEPKEEPKEEPKAKEEPKEEPTPKAEEDREVPSEEATTEAESKEDNATVEKAKKPAKSASAGSGSGKLPYVTPLVRKLAEKHGVDLTTIEGTGVGGRIRKQDVLAAAEGAATKKQEGAPAASHSAKTSGPSTKSVDPEKAKLRGTTQKANRIRQITAKKTVEALQTSAQLTQLHEVDMTRVAELRKANKPAFQDKHGVNLTYLPFFAKAVVEALVSHPNVNASYNAETKEITYHPGVNLAIAVDTPNGLLTPVIHDAQDKSLPELAKEIVDLADRARNSKLKPNDLAGGTFTITNIGSEGALSDTPILTPPQAGIMGTGAIVKRPVVVSDDGIDSIAIRQMVFLPLTYDHQLVDGADAGRFMTTVRDRLEKADFEGDLEL, from the coding sequence ATGGCGTTCTCTGTAGAGATGCCCGAACTGGGCGAATCCGTCACCGAAGGCACGATTACCCAGTGGCTGAAATCCGTCGGAGATACCGTCTCAGCAGACGAACCACTCCTGGAGGTATCTACCGACAAGGTAGATACTGAGGTTCCCTCGCCAGCTAGCGGTGTGCTCTTGGAAATCAAGGCGCAGGAAGATGACACCGTCGACGTCGGCGAAGTCATTGCCATCATCGGTGAGGAGGGCGAGGCCCCCGCCGAGGACAAGGCCGAAGACACGCCGGACAAGGCCGACAGTAAGCAGGAGGCGCCCGCCGAGTCACAGGAGGATTCCGAGCCTGCTGCCTCGCACAAGGAGGAAGCAGCGGAGTCGAACAGCAACGCGCAGGCCACCGATGTGGCCATGCCGGAGCTGGGCGAGTCTGTCACCGAAGGCACCATTACCCAGTGGCTGAAGTCCGTCGGCGATACCGTCGCCGCAGATGAACCCCTCCTGGAAGTCTCCACCGACAAGGTGGACACCGAAGTCCCCTCCCCGGTGGCCGGAACCCTGCTAGAGATCCTCGCCCAGGAAGATGACACCGTCGACGTCGGCGAGGTCATCGCCCGCATCGGCGACAAGTCCGCAGCCACGGGCGGCTCCGACAAGCCGGACACCACTCCGGCCGACGAGCCCAAGGAAGAACCCAAGGAAGAGCCGAAGGCCAAGGAAGAGCCCAAGGAGGCTGCCCCTGAAGAGTCCCAGGCCAGCAGCGAGCCCGCCGGAGAGGCCACCGATGTGGCCATGCCGGAGCTGGGCGAGTCTGTCACCGAAGGCACCATTACCCAGTGGCTGAAGTCCGTCGGCGATACCGTCGCCGCAGACGAACCCCTCCTGGAAGTCTCCACCGACAAGGTGGACACCGAAGTCCCCTCCCCGGTGGCCGGAACCCTGCTAGAGATCCTCGCCCAGGAAGATGACACCGTCGACGTCGGCGAGGTCATCGCCCGCATCGGCGACAAGTCCGCAGCCACGGGCGGCTCCGACAAGCCGGACACCACCCCGGCCGACGAGCCCAAGGAAGAACCCAAGGAAGAGCCGAAGGCCAAGGAAGAGCCCAAGGAAGAGCCCACCCCGAAGGCCGAGGAAGACCGCGAGGTCCCCTCCGAGGAGGCCACCACGGAGGCGGAGTCCAAGGAGGACAACGCAACGGTCGAGAAAGCGAAGAAGCCGGCTAAGTCCGCGTCGGCGGGCTCCGGTTCCGGCAAGCTGCCCTATGTCACCCCGCTGGTGCGCAAGCTCGCCGAGAAGCACGGCGTGGACCTGACCACGATTGAGGGCACTGGCGTGGGCGGGCGCATCCGCAAGCAGGACGTGCTCGCGGCAGCCGAGGGTGCGGCAACGAAGAAGCAGGAGGGCGCCCCGGCGGCGTCGCACAGCGCGAAGACCTCCGGCCCGTCGACGAAGTCGGTGGACCCGGAGAAGGCGAAGCTGCGCGGCACCACCCAGAAGGCCAACCGGATCCGGCAGATCACCGCCAAGAAGACCGTGGAAGCCCTGCAGACCTCCGCGCAGCTGACCCAGCTGCACGAGGTGGACATGACCCGCGTGGCGGAGCTGCGCAAGGCCAACAAGCCGGCGTTCCAGGACAAGCACGGCGTCAACCTGACCTACCTGCCGTTCTTTGCCAAGGCCGTGGTGGAGGCGCTGGTGTCTCACCCGAATGTCAACGCGTCCTACAACGCGGAGACCAAGGAGATCACCTACCACCCGGGTGTGAACCTGGCGATCGCGGTGGATACCCCCAACGGGTTGCTCACCCCGGTCATCCACGACGCGCAGGACAAGTCCCTGCCGGAGTTGGCCAAGGAGATTGTGGATCTGGCCGACCGCGCCCGCAACAGCAAGCTCAAGCCCAACGATCTTGCCGGCGGCACGTTTACCATCACCAACATTGGTTCCGAGGGTGCGCTGTCTGACACGCCGATCCTCACGCCGCCGCAGGCCGGCATCATGGGCACCGGCGCCATTGTTAAGCGCCCGGTGGTGGTCTCTGATGACGGCATCGACTCCATTGCCATCCGGCAAATGGTCTTCCTGCCGCTGACCTACGATCACCAGCTCGTCGACGGCGCTGACGCTGGTCGTTTCATGACCACGGTCCGCGACCGCCTGGAAAAGGCCGACTTCGAAGGCGACCTCGAGCTCTAG
- a CDS encoding leucyl aminopeptidase — protein sequence MSQHSTALYSDVLAASGARATATVATSIPPETQVLIVGVFAGADGLELPIPPAGGLSEAQVRWLLDALSAVRFSATLGATTHVAIGTDPAPDYTVLAVGLGDPEQLDDEALRRASGAALRQLGEVDSVATALGHYGLAPAIEGAILGAYDYPGLRADKHARPIQVWVLASDDSADTQETAAAAVAGAEAVCFTRDLVNTPSNLLYPENYAQILATVAQRAGVDCEVLGPDELDSQGFGGVVAVGQGSAHPPRVVRLSWKPQDAQGSTVALVGKGITFDTGGISLKRAAKMEDMISDMGGSAAAAATVFAAAARGLKVAVTATLPLAENMPSGSATRPGDVITHYGGTTSEVINTDAEGRLVLADALARASEDEPDFLLDTATLTGAQIVALGDRTAGVMGTERLRDEVARLGREVGENAWAMPLVEEHLTTVVSPIADIRNSPNSRSGGMLYAGTYLSKFVAEGIEWAHVDIAGPSWNEGSAYGYTPKRASGVPVRTFLAFLEKVAAGEFTAED from the coding sequence TTGTCCCAACATTCAACCGCTCTTTATTCTGACGTTTTAGCAGCCAGTGGTGCTCGCGCCACGGCCACAGTTGCCACGAGCATCCCGCCGGAAACGCAGGTGCTCATCGTGGGTGTCTTCGCCGGCGCTGACGGCCTGGAGCTGCCGATCCCTCCCGCTGGTGGGCTGTCTGAGGCGCAGGTGCGTTGGCTTCTCGACGCCCTGTCTGCCGTCCGCTTCAGCGCGACCCTCGGCGCCACCACGCATGTGGCCATCGGCACTGACCCCGCCCCGGACTACACGGTCCTTGCCGTGGGATTGGGCGACCCCGAGCAGCTCGACGACGAGGCCCTGCGGCGTGCCAGCGGTGCGGCGTTGCGCCAGCTGGGCGAGGTAGACAGCGTAGCTACCGCCCTTGGCCACTACGGGCTAGCACCCGCCATTGAGGGCGCGATCCTGGGTGCCTATGACTACCCCGGGTTGCGCGCCGATAAGCACGCACGCCCGATCCAGGTGTGGGTGCTCGCCTCGGATGATTCCGCAGACACCCAAGAAACGGCAGCGGCTGCGGTCGCTGGGGCTGAGGCCGTGTGCTTTACCCGCGACCTGGTCAACACCCCCTCCAACCTGCTCTATCCGGAAAACTATGCCCAGATCCTGGCCACGGTTGCCCAGCGCGCCGGCGTGGACTGCGAGGTCTTAGGCCCAGACGAGCTGGACAGCCAGGGCTTCGGCGGCGTTGTGGCCGTAGGCCAGGGCTCCGCACACCCGCCCCGGGTGGTGCGCCTGTCCTGGAAGCCGCAGGACGCGCAGGGGTCGACCGTGGCGCTGGTGGGCAAGGGCATCACCTTTGATACCGGCGGAATCTCCCTCAAGCGCGCCGCCAAGATGGAGGACATGATCTCTGACATGGGCGGTTCCGCCGCCGCGGCCGCCACCGTCTTTGCCGCCGCGGCACGCGGGCTCAAGGTTGCTGTGACCGCCACGCTGCCGCTGGCAGAAAACATGCCCTCCGGGTCTGCCACCCGGCCTGGAGATGTGATCACCCACTACGGTGGCACGACCTCTGAGGTGATTAACACCGACGCCGAGGGCCGCCTGGTGCTCGCCGACGCCCTGGCCCGCGCCAGCGAGGATGAGCCGGACTTCCTGCTGGATACGGCCACCCTGACCGGCGCCCAGATCGTCGCGCTGGGCGACCGCACCGCCGGGGTGATGGGAACTGAGCGGCTGCGCGACGAGGTCGCCCGCTTGGGCCGCGAGGTGGGAGAAAACGCGTGGGCGATGCCGCTGGTAGAGGAGCACCTGACCACGGTGGTATCCCCGATCGCGGACATCCGCAACTCGCCGAATTCCCGGTCCGGCGGCATGCTCTATGCCGGCACCTACTTGTCTAAGTTCGTCGCCGAGGGCATCGAGTGGGCGCACGTGGACATCGCTGGCCCCTCCTGGAATGAGGGATCGGCCTATGGGTACACCCCGAAGCGCGCCTCCGGGGTGCCGGTGCGCACCTTCCTGGCCTTCCTGGAAAAGGTCGCCGCAGGCGAGTTCACCGCCGAGGACTAG
- a CDS encoding branched-chain amino acid aminotransferase yields the protein MTTLKFTIERSAHPTPDAEREAILANPAFGQQFTDHMVRIDWDKESGWHDARVVPFGTIELSPAASVLHYGQAIFEGIKAYRLPDGTIATFRPEQNAARMQRSAHRMAMPELPAEDFLEAVRVLVDVDQDWVPAPGGEESLYLRPFMFATEATLGVHPSNSYTFLLIASPSGAYFTGGISPVSVWLCEDYVRAAPGGTGAAKFAGNYAASLLAQAQAADKGCDQVVWLDAREHTYIEEMGGMNLMFIYGSEDSPQGVTVVTPELSGSLLPGVTRDSLLQVARDLGYHTEERKISKQEWEQDATTGTMSEALACGTAAVLTPVGTVRTAHGEFTVGDNKPGPVTLKLREALTAIQRGEADDVHGWSYPLVQAQGSTAAPTEQD from the coding sequence ATGACAACACTTAAGTTCACCATTGAGCGTTCCGCCCACCCCACCCCCGACGCCGAGCGGGAGGCCATCCTGGCCAACCCGGCCTTCGGACAACAATTCACCGACCACATGGTCCGCATTGACTGGGATAAGGAGTCCGGGTGGCACGACGCCCGCGTGGTTCCCTTTGGCACCATCGAGCTCTCCCCGGCGGCCAGCGTGCTGCACTACGGGCAGGCGATCTTCGAAGGCATCAAGGCCTACCGGCTTCCGGACGGCACCATTGCCACCTTCCGACCGGAGCAAAACGCCGCCCGCATGCAGCGCTCCGCGCACCGCATGGCCATGCCAGAGCTGCCCGCCGAAGACTTCCTAGAGGCCGTCCGGGTGCTCGTGGACGTGGACCAAGACTGGGTCCCCGCGCCCGGTGGGGAAGAGTCCCTCTACCTGCGTCCCTTCATGTTTGCCACCGAGGCCACGCTCGGGGTGCACCCCTCCAATAGCTACACGTTCCTGCTCATCGCCTCACCCTCCGGCGCCTACTTCACCGGCGGCATCTCCCCGGTGAGTGTCTGGCTGTGCGAGGACTACGTGCGCGCCGCCCCGGGTGGCACGGGTGCCGCGAAGTTCGCCGGCAACTACGCCGCCTCCCTGCTGGCCCAGGCGCAGGCCGCAGACAAGGGCTGTGACCAGGTGGTCTGGCTCGACGCCCGCGAGCACACCTACATCGAGGAAATGGGCGGCATGAACCTCATGTTCATCTACGGCTCCGAAGACTCCCCCCAGGGCGTCACGGTGGTCACACCTGAGCTGTCCGGCTCCCTGCTGCCCGGAGTCACCCGCGACTCCCTGCTCCAGGTCGCCCGCGACCTGGGCTACCACACCGAGGAGCGCAAGATCTCCAAGCAGGAATGGGAACAAGACGCCACCACCGGCACGATGTCGGAGGCACTGGCCTGCGGCACCGCCGCCGTGTTGACCCCCGTGGGCACCGTGCGTACCGCCCACGGCGAATTCACCGTCGGCGACAACAAGCCCGGCCCGGTCACCCTCAAGCTGCGCGAAGCGCTCACCGCCATCCAGCGCGGTGAGGCTGACGACGTCCACGGGTGGAGCTACCCGCTGGTCCAGGCCCAGGGGTCCACGGCTGCGCCGACCGAGCAGGACTAG
- a CDS encoding nicotinate-nucleotide--dimethylbenzimidazole phosphoribosyltransferase, with protein MDAGDVAELFGPVEAVDIQSRSEAVRLLNTPTSPVSPLRREQLGRLADVLGFLAATQATVSPSPLRDPRVLAVHAPAGYSEASAADVEGGADPLAAFIAGSEATVQPVPLTEGPEQTTWAVAAGIAAVDSAVDSGCDLIIPTVSPLCVDEADALTLFGALTRTEPVALVGFAHNDATRWRADVARVRDGMFRARDLSSEPLEALLACAPAALQCLVGIIAQAAVRRTPVIIDGLVEAAAAWCAEALAQGTRHWLLAGVLTPQPAHRLVLARLGIKALYAMNLPLGGGCGALTTLGMVQATARLAAPTPADEEPADDEPADPS; from the coding sequence ATGGACGCAGGCGACGTCGCTGAGCTTTTCGGCCCGGTCGAGGCGGTGGATATTCAGTCGCGTAGCGAGGCCGTGCGCCTGCTGAACACCCCCACTTCTCCGGTGAGCCCGCTGCGCCGCGAGCAGCTGGGCAGGCTTGCCGACGTCCTCGGCTTCCTCGCCGCGACCCAGGCCACCGTCTCCCCTTCCCCACTGCGCGACCCCAGAGTCCTGGCCGTCCATGCACCGGCGGGTTACTCCGAGGCTTCAGCCGCAGACGTGGAGGGGGGTGCTGACCCACTGGCCGCCTTCATCGCAGGAAGCGAAGCGACCGTACAGCCGGTCCCCCTCACCGAGGGGCCGGAGCAGACAACCTGGGCCGTTGCAGCCGGGATTGCCGCGGTTGATTCCGCCGTGGACTCGGGGTGCGATCTGATCATTCCCACGGTGTCCCCCCTGTGCGTCGATGAGGCCGACGCCCTCACCCTGTTTGGGGCGTTGACCCGGACGGAGCCTGTAGCCCTGGTGGGCTTCGCGCACAATGATGCAACCCGCTGGCGCGCGGACGTCGCCCGGGTGCGCGACGGTATGTTCCGCGCGCGCGATCTGAGCAGCGAGCCTTTAGAAGCGCTGCTGGCCTGCGCCCCCGCCGCACTCCAATGCCTGGTGGGCATCATCGCGCAGGCGGCGGTGCGCCGCACGCCGGTGATCATCGACGGCCTGGTGGAGGCGGCCGCAGCCTGGTGCGCAGAGGCACTCGCGCAGGGCACCCGCCACTGGTTGCTGGCCGGCGTGCTCACGCCGCAACCGGCGCACAGACTCGTGCTGGCGCGCCTGGGCATCAAGGCCCTTTACGCCATGAATCTGCCGCTGGGGGGTGGCTGCGGGGCGCTGACCACCCTGGGCATGGTGCAGGCCACCGCCCGCCTTGCCGCACCCACCCCCGCGGACGAAGAACCCGCAGACGACGAACCCGCGGATCCCTCCTAG
- a CDS encoding HesB/IscA family protein, whose protein sequence is MTAPSTATGVTLSDAAAAKAKALLDQEGRDDLALRIAVQPGGCAGLRYQLYFDDRTLDGDKTDEFGGVRLVVDKMSVPYLMGATIDFADTIEQQGFTIDNPNATGSCACGDSFN, encoded by the coding sequence ATGACCGCACCGTCTACAGCAACCGGCGTCACGCTTTCCGACGCCGCCGCCGCCAAAGCCAAGGCGCTCCTCGATCAGGAGGGTCGCGACGACCTCGCCCTGCGCATCGCAGTCCAGCCCGGCGGCTGCGCGGGCTTGCGCTACCAGCTCTACTTTGACGACCGCACCCTCGACGGCGACAAGACCGACGAGTTTGGCGGTGTCCGCCTGGTGGTGGACAAGATGTCCGTTCCCTACCTGATGGGCGCGACCATCGACTTCGCCGACACCATCGAGCAGCAGGGCTTTACCATCGATAACCCCAACGCCACGGGATCCTGCGCCTGCGGCGACTCCTTTAACTAA